Proteins encoded within one genomic window of Sphingomonas cannabina:
- a CDS encoding NAD(P)H-binding protein: MKLAVTGGTGFVGGHLLRLATDAGHEVRALTRRPQTERAGITWIAGTLNDEAALARLAEGTDAVIHVAGVVNAPDRDGFIAGNIEGTRKMLAAAERAGVRRFVHVSSLAAREPHLSVYGWSKAEAERLVTASPLAWSVVCPPAIYGPGDMEMLELFRLAKRGLALLPPGGQLSVIEASDLARLLLALAATDERLSLDADDGKPGGWSHKEFARAIGDAVGRRVATFALPRPILMAGAQLDRLIRGKRAKLTPDRVAYFCHQDWVIDPARRPPAQLWQPQVSTPEGLAATAAAYRAAGLL, from the coding sequence ATGAAGCTCGCCGTCACCGGCGGCACCGGCTTCGTCGGCGGACATCTGCTCCGCCTGGCGACCGACGCGGGCCACGAGGTCCGCGCCCTCACCCGCCGGCCGCAAACCGAGCGCGCAGGCATCACCTGGATCGCAGGCACGCTGAACGATGAGGCGGCACTTGCTCGACTGGCCGAGGGCACCGATGCGGTGATCCACGTCGCAGGCGTGGTCAACGCTCCCGATCGCGACGGCTTCATCGCAGGCAACATCGAGGGCACGCGCAAGATGCTCGCCGCAGCCGAGCGCGCGGGCGTTCGCCGGTTCGTCCATGTCTCCTCGCTCGCCGCACGCGAGCCGCACCTCTCCGTCTACGGCTGGTCCAAGGCCGAAGCCGAAAGGCTCGTCACCGCCTCCCCCCTCGCCTGGAGCGTCGTCTGCCCGCCTGCGATCTATGGCCCCGGCGACATGGAGATGCTCGAACTGTTCCGCCTAGCGAAGCGCGGTCTCGCGCTGCTGCCGCCGGGCGGGCAGCTGTCAGTGATCGAGGCGAGCGACCTCGCTCGCCTGCTCCTCGCGCTCGCCGCCACCGACGAGCGCCTCAGCCTCGACGCCGACGACGGCAAGCCCGGCGGCTGGAGCCACAAAGAGTTCGCCCGAGCGATCGGCGACGCCGTCGGCCGCCGCGTCGCGACCTTTGCCCTGCCCCGCCCGATCCTGATGGCGGGCGCGCAGCTCGACCGGCTGATCCGCGGCAAGCGCGCGAAACTCACCCCCGATCGCGTCGCCTATTTCTGCCATCAGGACTGGGTGATCGATCCCGCCCGCCGTCCGCCCGCGCAGCTCTGGCAGCCGCAGGTGTCGACGCCGGAGGGTCTCGCCGCCACCGCTGCCGCCTATCGCGCGGCGGGGCTGCTGTGA